ATCCCCGCGTGGCTCAGTGTCTCCGAGGGTTGCCGTAGCGAGGGGACCTCGATCGCCTCAACGATCACACCGTATGTGTCCAGGGTGTCGAAGTAGGCGAATCCGCCGTCGCCACGGACGCCGTACCCGTAACCCTCCTGGATCGCGCCGATCCCGGCGTCGGCCATCGCGTCGACCGTGGCCTCGATCGAGGACACGTGCACCCCGACGTGGTGCGGACCAAAACCGTGTTCCTCGATCCACTCGTGGTAGATGCTGGGGCCGTCCAGAGGCTGGATCAGCTCGATTTGCGGCCCGGCGCCGGCGAGGGCGAGGCGCATGCTGAAACCACCGGGTTCTTCGCGATACCTCAGAACCGGGACCGACCGGGTGCTGTAGGTGA
This region of Streptosporangium sp. NBC_01495 genomic DNA includes:
- a CDS encoding VOC family protein, giving the protein MESSRLPPPLDDLRVAQIAFLVPDLEVAVARWSRMFGLTEWYALTYSTRSVPVLRYREEPGGFSMRLALAGAGPQIELIQPLDGPSIYHEWIEEHGFGPHHVGVHVSSIEATVDAMADAGIGAIQEGYGYGVRGDGGFAYFDTLDTYGVIVEAIEVPSLRQPSETLSHAGITFTPSTGVRGR